GAAAATGATATTTGATTTTTTAATTTTATAAATTTATTTCTATTTATTAATTTCATTTATAAATTTGAATTATTGTTTATTTGATTAAAGGTGTTTTTTATGGAAACTCAAAGAATTATGGTTACCGGTGGAAGCGGATTTATAGGAACTAATCTTGTAAAGGAACTTAGAAGCAGAGGACACGAAGTCCTGTCCGTTGATTTGTTGCATCATGAGGATGAAGCTGACTTATACTCTGATTCCTACAGTGATTATGTAAGAGGAGATATTAGAAATTACCGTCAAATGGAGAGAATCTTTGACGATAATGAAAAATTCGATTATGTTTACAACTTGGCTGCTGAGTACGGCAGATGGAATGGTGAAGGCTACTATGAAAACCTTTGGGAGACCAATGTTATCGGTTTGAAGAACATGATTCGCCTTCAGGAAAAATTAGGATTCAGAATGATTTCCTTTTCCTCCGCTGAAGTGTACGGTGACTATGAAGGAATCATGACTGAAGATGTTATGGAAAACAGGCCGATAAAGGACACCTATCAAATGAATGACTATGCTATTTCAAAATGGGCTGGAGAATTGATGTGCATGAACTCCGCCACCATGTTTGGAACCGAAACCGTAAGGGTTCGCCCTGTAAATTGCTATGGTCCTCATGAAGCATATTCCCCATACAAGGGATTCATACCAATTTTCATTTACAAGGCACTTCATGGATTGCCTTATTCCGTCCATAAAGGCCATAAAAGAATAATTGATTATGTGGAAGACACTGCAAATACCTTTGCAAACATTGTCGATAATTTCATTCCAGGCGAGGTCTACAATGTTGGAAGCAAACAGG
The DNA window shown above is from Methanobrevibacter sp. and carries:
- a CDS encoding NAD(P)-dependent oxidoreductase, with amino-acid sequence METQRIMVTGGSGFIGTNLVKELRSRGHEVLSVDLLHHEDEADLYSDSYSDYVRGDIRNYRQMERIFDDNEKFDYVYNLAAEYGRWNGEGYYENLWETNVIGLKNMIRLQEKLGFRMISFSSAEVYGDYEGIMTEDVMENRPIKDTYQMNDYAISKWAGELMCMNSATMFGTETVRVRPVNCYGPHEAYSPYKGFIPIFIYKALHGLPYSVHKGHKRIIDYVEDTANTFANIVDNFIPGEVYNVGSKQEWEMTIEEYSDLVLEAVGIDDSLVTYTPAEAFTTKVKTIDFSKAIRDLNHDPKVNPKEGIRRTVEWMKWYYRIED